Proteins co-encoded in one Zerene cesonia ecotype Mississippi chromosome 3, Zerene_cesonia_1.1, whole genome shotgun sequence genomic window:
- the LOC119836798 gene encoding DNA polymerase delta subunit 3, with product METNEDNVSNLSTLKEIILDEGKLVTYISLSKDLCIHINSSKSLLKVFIETIRKNDPKQELSVSYLISGLIDDNKAKVSVCPANELENIKKTFKIIFFQHVYSVCKGTSHVDSAAYVSLNKYDDFNLCSGVIKNSNCMKRSFEEITSLKSNSQEVLVDKKPILLQKKNIKEALPKAASVNNVDKTIKTESNHKEIKKEILSPQKENINKQNVSKASAQKGIAGFFNKQNSSNKNKELKPSVKEQSTIIKEESNVIEEMETDEVEVVTQVKAEVKKEKQFNGNNKVLNQIKKNSKVDKKRKRVLRVSDSESEDEDDPFEKEDKTNEKIDSDDEIPPTPTVNNLKITTGIVNPRKKRKVVDKTYMSDDGYIVTKREEVYESCSDNEDHEEKQPVKDSLKQEENPSVKQGKIEISPKIKSSDTKVSKKKISPPQKGKQATLMNFFKKK from the coding sequence ATGGAAACTAATGAGGACAATGTATCAAACTTGAGCACATTAAAGGAGATCATTCTGGATGAAGGAAAGTTAGTCACATATATATCTTTGAGTAAGGACCTTTGCATTCATATTAATAGCAGCAAATCGTTACTTAaggtttttattgaaacaattcGAAAAAATGACCCAAAACAAGAGTTAAGTGTTAGTTATTTGATATCAGGATTAATCGATGACAATAAAGCTAAAGTTTCCGTTTGTCCAGCAAATGAGTTAGAAAACATAAAGAAgacattcaaaataatattttttcaacatgTATACAGTGTTTGTAAAGGAACATCACATGTCGATTCTGCTGCTTATGTATCTCTCAATAAATatgatgattttaatttatgttctggtgtaattaaaaatagcaattgTATGAAAAGATCCTTTGAGGAAATTACTAGTCTTAAAAGTAATAGTCAAGAAGTTTTAGTTGACAAAAAAcctattttattgcaaaagaaaaatattaaagaggCACTACCTAAAGCTGCTAGtgtaaataatgttgataaaactataaaaactgAATCAAATCATAAGgaaattaagaaagaaattttatctcctcaaaaagaaaacattaataaacaaaatgtaagcAAAGCCTCAGCTCAAAAAGGAATTGcaggattttttaataagcaaaacagtagtaataaaaataaagaattaaaaccATCTGTAAAAGAACAATCAACTATCATTAAAGAAGAAAGCAACGTTATTGAGGAAATGGAAACAGACGAAGTGGAAGTTGTAACTCAAGTTAAGGCTGAGgtgaagaaagaaaaacaatttaatggaaacaataaagttttgaatcaaataaagaaaaattctaAAGTTGATAAGAAACGAAAAAGAGTTCTGAGGGTTTCAGACAGCGAAAGTGAAGATGAGGATGATCCTTTTGAAAAGGAAGATAAAACTAATGAAAAAATTGATTCAGATGATGAAATACCTCCAACACCGACTGTGAATAACTTAAAGATTACCACTGGGATTGTCAACCCTAGGAAAAAGCGAAAGGTTGTTGATAAAACCTACATGAGTGATGATGGTTACATAGTTACCAAACGTGAAGAAGTGTATGAAAGTTGTTCAGATAATGAAGATCATGAAGAAAAGCAACCAGTCAAAGATTCTTTAAAACAGGAAGAAAATCCTTCTGTAAAGCAGggaaaaattgaaatatcaccaaaaattaaatctagtGACACAAAAGTTTCTAAGAAAAAAATCTCACCTCCTCAAAAGGGGAAACAAGCCACATTAatgaatttctttaaaaaaaaataa
- the LOC119837069 gene encoding tudor domain-containing protein 1: protein MCQQCSTILCVSCFNRSHKNFVIFQNHVLENIGMKIKSSTCKIHKEKPLDYYCKSCVKPICMDCFMVGGEKSCKSHDVVSINEVNEDFLTELSEISPKIDELYRRLTKTAVDIGNILLNLQNEAAPSDITKMINDIEHQYSKMFAQIQSHKDKIIHTLMKAKSCEKESLLKARSDVENSIKKSKTFLNVITSLDANQLKEANISAILKDAKEILQLPWYLKINDEREPLKITVNDELCDKLKDYVHLEGNGNFEYKLCSTSEVEKSQIEIPAVPSTVVYPPQLVQDVRQLNKPKDKEPLKTPTLYKQAPKYRTKSGSCSSINSMNSDTSYPSSYDQYTKPIVQPVMPFPESQYPKLQEGSQELIYISHIVDPHNFFVQRACHQSRVEELLREFRNAISLPTPSAHHVTEGKVYLVHNEVDNLWMRCRIVSIDRRNHNKPKFHVFCIDFGGTEIVTIDKLRLLPPARLHTPPPFAINCALANCQPKNGAWTSEDAILIQNIIDNKQAVVHVRRIRSMSPNSVTLEVDVTTFEHGLSVAHALHFHGRAFLPDRLPYPKAIGVIEKPRIFISNNDFKLNSVEEVYITHVVSPDHFFVRMRHLQSVYEKLCEDLDQEYSANFQTGSIYLPEKGMVCVVNVERCGGGGGSGGAGRRWARAHVCELPGRGRVRVALLDTGAALLAHWTALRRIAPPYTTLRALATECHLAGVTPTNKQWNTASVALLKKFEDRVLDLHVEDHRNRNSLGVTLYDKTDEDNIVCINELMIRHKFAVTFGVFMFNKNFHKENQVNTQKSPSREQKKQTEESFKTILKRPTPSTPQKQHPTKGLEAKDKGPLRLEVKVLNYQSPSLLYVSLVQQQKAYNELYEKMQKYYTKKNDKSTQSWNVGDRCCTLCIQSKTWRRAVILEINDDKAKVFYSDFACVETVPLQSLRELTQEFMSVGGGAIMCHLYGVMPAVGEEWPSLTKEYLKELLDAYQRIFITKTGNFKGKSMPVELWVYHTIQGGALEPNVSEWRCLNKKIIEQGLGIPDKSEEISLDEESIDKRDATLSFLNDTGSVNDFLQLEPITAKISNKSFSSSANSPIQEEESNEDKPDAANTVFVSDWLPPEPLQSKEFTAMPTYIDIDGVVYLHDITQQDTLDLIRKALDVRFKNPDPKAKFTKWTVGEPCIALFYLDNRFYRGKVLEVNNETSSCLIHYVDYGNEEICSFENLRKNVALYQIPIQAHKCILDRIKPVEKKWKRQTLDYIHKSIVEKQCFVKVTGEAIGGLIPIDLKFDKLWINDHLVEFEMAEYTDGSKAVVRKFLPNIQPKHCEDVINESDSGPDYIVETDDNKSIESMKSIQLEDFAHKDWNQLMEEEENNSPTEEFVAFPVNTETEFLCNISFVKDLNKLELSIVFDEAKTLLYDKMFKELQDDCADMNALNGIFENKPCVAIFPDDGLWYRAIILAYSEMKGLIKVKYVDYGNEDVVSLADVREITEKYLELPPASVSAQIHGIVVNPDINVKDVAKEYQELFVESGPFHTKIIDYENDVPRVELRNNENQLIHDILFEKKIFLRI from the exons ATGTGTCAACAATGTTCAACTATACTTTGTGTTAGCTGTTTCAACAGGAGCCACaaaaactttgttatttttcaaaaccATGTTCTAGAAAATATTG gaATGAAGATCAAATCTAGCACATGTAAAATTCATAAGGAAAAACCATTGGATTACTACTGCAAATCTTGTGTAAAACCTATTTGTATGGATTGTTTCATGGTTGGTGGAGAAAAATCTTGCAAATCTCATGATGTTGTCTCTATTAATGAAgtg AATGAAGATTTCTTAACTGAATTATCAGAAATATCACCCAAAATTGATGAACTTTACAGAAGACTAACTAAAACTGCAGTt gatATTGGAAACATATTGTTGAATTTACAAAATGAAGCTGCACCATCTGATATCactaaaatgataaatgatattgaacaccaatattcaaaaatgtttgcTCAAATTCAATCTCATaaggataaaataattcacacTCTAATGAAAGCAAAATCATGTGAAAAAGAATCTTTGCTGAAAGCAAGAAGTGATGTtgaaaattctattaaaaaatccaaaaCATTCCTCAATGTGATCACATCTCTAGATGCAAACCAACTTAAAGAG GCCAATATATCCGCAATTCTTAAAGATGCAAAAGAAATTCTTCAACTACCatggtatttaaaaataaatgatgaacGAGAACCTCTCAA GATAACTGTTAATGACGAATtatgtgataaattaaaagattatgTCCACCTTGAAGGGAAtggaaattttgaatataaattatgctcAACATCTGAAGTCGAAAAATCGCAAATTGAGATTCCTGCTGTCCCCTCTACTGTAGTTTACCCACCGCAATTAGTTCAAG ATGTTCgtcaattaaataaaccaaaaGACAAAGAACCTTTGAAAACACCAACATTGTATAAACAGGCACCAAAATATAGGACAAAGAGTGGCTCATGTTCATCCATCAATTCTATGAATAGTGACACCTCATACCCTAGCTCAT atGATCAATACACCAAGCCAATTGTTCAACCAGTGATGCCCTTCCCCGAGAGTCAATATCCAAAACTGCAGGAAG GTAGTCaagaattaatatacatatcgCACATTGTGGATCCCCATAACTTCTTCGTACAACGCGCTTGCCACCAATCACGTGTCGAAGAATTACTACGAGAATTCCGCAATGCAATCTCGCTGCCCACACCATCCGCTCACCATGTCACTGAGG GTAAGGTATACTTGGTGCACAATGAAGTCGATAATCTGTGGATGCGCTGTCGCATAGTGAGCATCGACCGCCGCAACCATAACAAACCCAAATTTCATGTGTTCTGCATCGACTTCGGAGGAACCGAAATTGTTACTATTGACAA ATTACGCCTGCTGCCCCCCGCGCGCCTGCACACCCCGCCGCCGTTCGCCATCAACTGCGCGCTCGCTAACTGCCAGCCGAAGAATGGCGCGTGGACGAGCGAGGACGCCATCCTCATACAGAATATTATAGACAA CAAGCAAGCGGTGGTGCACGTGCGCCGCATCCGCTCGATGTCGCCCAACAGCGTGACGCTGGAGGTGGACGTGACGACGTTCGAGCACGGGCTCAGCGTGGCGCACGCGCTGCACTTCCACGGCCGCGCCTTCCTGCCCGATCGGTTGCCG taTCCAAAGGCTATAGGAGTAATTGAAAAACCAAGGATTTTCATCAGTAACAATGACTTCAAGCTAAATTCTGTTGAAGAAGTCTACATTACACATGTTGTGAGCCCAGATCACTTTTTCGTGCGAATG CGCCACTTGCAAAGCGTTTACGAAAAATTATGTGAAGATTTAGATCAAGAATATAGTGCAAATTTTCAAACTGGAAGTATTTATCTCCCAGAAAAAG GTATGGTGTGCGTGGTGAACGTGGAGCGGTGCGGGGGCGGCGGGGGTTCAGGCGGCGCGGGGCGGCGCTGGGCGCGCGCGCATGTGTGCGAGCTGCCCGGCCGCGGCCGCGTGCGCGTCGCGCTGCTGGACACGGGCGCCGCGCTGCTCGCGCACTGGACCGCGCTGCGTCGCATCGCGCCGCCCTACACCACGCTGCGCGCACTG GCGACAGAATGTCATTTGGCCGGCGTCACTCCCACAAACAAGCAGTGGAACACGGCGTCGGTCGCTCTTCTGAAGAAATTCGAGGACCGCGTTCTAGATCTTCACGTCGAGGACCATAGAAACAGAAATTCGCTTGGTGTCACCTTGTACGACAAGACGGATGAAGACAATATTGTCTGTATCAATGAGCTTATGATCAGACATAAATTTGCTGTTACATTCGG AGTATTCATGTTCAACAAAAACTTTCACAAAGAAAATCAAGTAAACACACAGAAATCACCAAGCCGTGAACAAAAGAAGCAGACTGAAGAAAGcttcaaaacaattttaaaaaggcCAACTCCTTCGACACCACAAAAGCAACACCCAACTAAAGGTTTAGAGGCAAAAGATAAAGGACCATTGAGACTGGAagttaaagtattaaattatcaatctCCGTCATTACTTTACGTATCATTGGTGCAACAACAAAAGGCGTATAACGAGTTGTACGAAAAGATGCAGAAGTATTATACGAAGAAGAATGACAAGTCAACGCAGAGCTGGAACGTCGGTGACCGATGTTGCACCTTGTGTATACAATCCAAAACTTGGCGTCGTGCTGTAATCCTAGAAATAAATGACGATAAAGCTAAAGTTTTTTATTCCGACTTTGCGTGTGTTGAAACGGTTCCTTTACAAAGTCTCAGAGAATTAACGCAAGAGTTCATGTCTGTGGGTGGCGGAGCCATTATGTGCCATTTGTATGGTGTAATGCCAGCTGTAGGAGAGGAATGGCCTTCTCTCACAAAGGAGTATCTGAAAGAACTTCTCGATGCTTACCAAAGAATATTTATCACGAAAACTGGAAATTTCAAGGGCAAGAGTATGCCTGTTGAATTATGGGTGTATCATACGATTCAAGGTGGTGCGCTCGAACCTAACGTCTCCGAATGGCGTTGTCTTAACAAGAAAATTATTGAGCAAGGTCTCGGAATCCCAGACAAGTCTGAAGAG ATATCGCTAGATGAGGAAAGCATAGACAAAAGAGATGCTACTCTATCTTTCTTAAACGACACTGGCTCGGTAAATGACTTTCTTCAGTTAGAACCAATAACTGCTAAGATTTCAAACAAATCTTTCTCGAGCAGCGCTAATTCGCCAATACAAGAAGAGGAATCAAATGAAGACAAACCAGACGCAGCTAACACCGTTTTTGTATCCGATTGGCTACCACCGGAACCTTTACAAAGCAAAGAATTCACAGCTATGCCGAc ATATATCGATATCGACGGCGTAGTCTACCTTCACGACATCACCCAACAGGACACATtagatttaataagaaaagcCCTCGATGTTCGTTTTAAAAATCCTGATCCTAAAGCTAAGTTCACAAAGTGGACGGTCGGAGAACCTTGTATTGCATTGTTTTACTTGGATAATCGTTTTTATAGAGGCAAGGTCTTAGAAGTCAATAACGAAACTTCCAGTTGCCTAATACATTACGTCGATTATGGAAATGAGGAAATATGCTCGTTTGAAAATTTAAGGAAGAACGTGGCCCTATACCAGATCCCAATACAAGCCCACAAATGTATATTAGATCGTATTAAACCAGTCGAAAAAAAATGGAAGAGACAGACCCTGGATTATATACACAAATCGATAGTAGAAAAGCAATGTTTCGTAAAAGTTACGGGCGAAGCTATCGGAGGTCTAATACCGATcgatttgaaatttgataagcTCTGGATTAACGATCACTTGGTAGAATTCGAAATGGCTGAATACACGGATGGTTCAAAAGCAGTCGTACGAAAGTTCCTACCAAATATACAGCCAAAACACTGCGAAGACGTTATTAATGAATCAGATTCAGGACCTGACTACATAGTCGAGACAGACGATAATAAATCCATTGAATCAATGAAATCGATTCAGTTAGAAGATTTTGCTCACAAAGATTGGAATCAACTCATGGAAGAAGAGGAAAATAATTCAccaactgaagagtttgttgcTTTTCCAGTGAATACGGAAACCGAATTTCtatgtaatatttcttttgtaaaaGACCTCAATAAACTCGAGCTAAGCATAGTCTTTGATGAAGCCAAAACGttgttatatgataaaatgtttaaagaatTACAAGATGATTGTGCCGATATGAATGCTCTTAATGGAATATTCGAGAATAAACCCTGTGTTGCTATTTTTCCTGACGACGGCCTCTGGTATAGAGCTATTATTTTGGCATACAGTGAAATGAAGGGACTTATCAAAGTTAAATATGTCGATTATGGAAACGAAGATGTAGTTTCGTTGGCTGATGTACGCGAAATTACTGAAAAGTATTTAGAACTCCCTCCAGCCTCTGTGAGTGCTCAAATTCATGGGATCGTAGTTAATCCcgatattaatgtaaaagaCGTAGCGAAAGAATATCAAGAATTGTTTGTTGAAAGTGGTCCCTTTCAcactaaaattattgattacgAAAATGATGTCCCACGTGTGGAGTTAAGAAACaatgaaaatcaattaatacaTGACATTctatttgaaaagaaaatatttttaagaatctAA
- the LOC119839266 gene encoding uncharacterized protein LOC119839266, protein MDCKIKKCCPNCCQIYQLKSLSPKGFGNIPLFLTCGHSMCENCVSNIVKFAEPIECKVCCQDMVITPENQVLLMENSIKLYDLFPINVYMLGELAQQHIEQKHGPKHSDMPCFIDLD, encoded by the exons AtggattgtaaaataaaaaaatgctgtCCCAACTGTTGTCAAATTTATCAACTAAAAT caTTGTCTCCCAAGGGATTTGGCAATATACCACTGTTTTTAACATGTGGTCATTCAATGTGTGAAAATTGTGTAAGCAATATTGTGAAATTTGCTGAACCTATAGAATGTAAAGTCTGCTGCCAAGACATGGTAATAACCCCTGAAAACCAAGTACTCTTGATGGAAAATAGTATCAAACTATATGACTTATTCCCAATAAATGTGTATATGCTTGGCGAATTAGCTCAACAACATATTGag CAAAAGCATGGACCAAAACACAGTGACATGCCTTGCTTTATAGATCTTGAC
- the LOC119836807 gene encoding TAF5-like RNA polymerase II p300/CBP-associated factor-associated factor 65 kDa subunit 5L, whose product MKRNKNDAVKAVVTSYLERRNYPDIDVFNSSNTVSRSAEEMAVATIVQCESSRANSILFSCINNDPGQYDTQYTRLFNFIKDLKIEKVKNELLGLLTPLLCHLYLEMLRGGHGGPAQMFLKRHSVALPQKDLSYHQPIDGNLPSALYRPNSLEQLFNSLQNGTIDNETPEKDYMNQLLEDIGSVYTLQEIETRPTIAAFRSCKFDICLSQDSLNVLKAYLAKHGHVLLIQVLQTWFHIDVNGENSKTNAEDEEEDESKENSKKFDLNLNDKIDTSDIFSKCNGHAEYQSVDKELRDLQDAIKSVRDSLVPLKLYKIGAPDTNLVCAKTDQYCNVLCGGFSNSEIRLWDLGQNNINRRVNKNISEFELGCSVPIEPEDIADNTRQIGTGVPLRGHSGPVQAVSILSREELVLSASHDNTMRAWRISDYSCASIYRGHNYPIWCLDVSKNGLFIVTGSHDRTAKLWSLDRTFPIRVFIGHMSDVTCVKFHPNEAYIASGGADRSVRLWSVCDARLVRVLCSHRGPVRALAFSPAGTHLASAGDDKKIKIWDLAGCTCVHEYRGHYGKITSLDWSAVGKPSLTNRVSSELSDMTTDNSILCSTGMDGIVKVMWDSQLKNKQLSNQENSTSTYNTKCSYLVDIQVHPDWMVAIGSKKYSL is encoded by the exons atgaaaagaaataaaaatgatgcaGTTAAAGCTGTTGTTACATCCTACTTAGAAAGGCGAAATTATCCT gaTATCGATGTATTCAATAGCAGTAACACAGTAAGCCGAAGTGCCGAAGAAATGGCTGTAGCTACCATAGTACAATGCGAATCTAGTCGTGCCAACTCTATTTTGTTTTCGTGCATCAATAATGACCCAGGGCAATATGACACACAGTACACCAG attatttaactttataaaagatttaaagaTAGAAAAGGTAAAAAATGAATTGCTAGGTTTATTAACACCACTTCTTTGTCATCTCTATTTGGAAATGTTAAGAGGAGGTCATGGAGGTCCTGCTCAAATGTTTCTCAAGAGGCACTCAGTGGCACTTCCTCAAAAGGATTTATCTTACCATCAACCTATAGATGGAAATCTTCCCTCTGCTTTATATAGACCTAACAGCCTTGAACAGCTATTCAATTCCCTTCAAAACGGCACAATAGATAATGAAACACCTGAAAAAGATTACATGAATCAGTTACTTGAAGATATTGGATCTGTATATACTTTACAAGAAATTGAAACTAGACCAACAATTGCTGCTTTCAG gTCTTGTAAATTTGACATCTGCCTCTCACAAGATTCACTAAATGTGCTAAAAGCATACTTAGCGAAACATGGCCATGTACTACTAATACAAGTTTTACAGACTTGGTTTCACATAGATGTTAACGGAGAAAATAGTAAAACTAATGCT GAGGATGAAGAAGAAGATGAGTCAAAGGAAAACTCAAAAAAGTTTGATCTcaatttaaatgacaaaattg ATACATCTGacatattttctaaatgtaatGGACATGCAGAATACCAATCTGTCGATAAAGAACTACGAGATCTTCAGGACGCCATTAAAAGTGTACGAGATTCATTGGTTCcactaaaattatacaaaataggTGCGCCTGACACTAA tttaGTCTGTGCAAAAACAGACCAATATTGTAACGTGCTATGTGGTGGATTTAGTAATTCCGAAATTCGTCTGTGGGATCTTggacaaaacaatattaatagacgtgtcaataaaaatatttctgagTTTGAACTTGGATGTAGTGTTCCGATTGAACCTGAAGATATCGCAGATAATACAAG acaaATAGGTACAGGAGTGCCGTTAAGAGGACATTCGGGACCAGTACAAGCAGTCAGTATACTATCCCGAGAGGAATTAGTTTTATCAGCTTCACATGACAATACTATGAGGGCGTGGCGCATATCAGACTACTCGTGCGCTtctatatatag agGTCACAACTATCCAATTTGGTGTCTGGATGTATCAAAAAATGGGCTATTTATAGTAACAGGTTCCCATGACCGAACAGCTAAGTTATGGTCTCTTGATAGGACATTCCCTATTAGAGTTTTTATCGGCCACATGTCAGATGTCACA TGCGTGAAGTTCCACCCGAACGAGGCGTACATAGCGAGCGGCGGCGCGGACCGCAGCGTACGGCTGTGGAGCGTGTGCGACGCGCGGCTCGTGCGCGTGCTGTGCTCACACCGCGGGCCCGTGCGCGCGCTCGCCTTCTCGCCCGCCGGCACGCACCTCGCTAGTGCTG gtgatgataaaaaaattaaaatatgggaTTTAGCAGGATGCACCTGTGTTCATGAATATAGAGGCCATTATGGAAAAATAACTTCCTTAGACTGGTCAGCTGTTGGTAAACCTTCTCTTACAAATAGAGTATCCTCAGAACTAAGTGATATGACTACAGATAATTCTATACTCTGTTCTACTGGTATGGATGGTATTGTAAAAGTAATGTGGGAcagtcaattaaaaaataa GCAATTATCAAATCAAGAAAACTCAACATCCACTTACAATACAAAGTGTTCATATCTTGTTGATATACAAGTTCATCCAGATTGGATGGTTGCAATAGgctcaaaaaaatattcactataa
- the LOC119839489 gene encoding uncharacterized protein LOC119839489 yields the protein MIIRKLSYVFIAGLISVVSFTGGSEEGSRRKRTRAESAAVREPAQALDAPDPEPSAAPAPTAFINPSVKEYLELGMAIPGKPGTDYPVLGAVPYTNFYCDDQPYPGFFADMETRCQAWHYCDIDGRQASFLCPNGTVFSQGVASCDWWFNVRCALSPALYPLNARLYRRRKKQSKPKPHRVIDKKLVDEIFL from the exons ATGATCATAAGAAAGCTTTCTTATGTGTTTATCGCGGGATTAATTTCTGTCGTATCATTCACTG GTGGATCAGAAGAAGGTTCTCGAAGGAAGCGTACCCGCGCAGAAAGTGCGGCGGTGCGAGAGCCTGCGCAAGCGTTGGATGCTCCCGACCCGGAGCCCAGCGCCGCGCCTGCACCCACCGCATTTATAAACCCCTCGGTTAAGGAGTACCTTGAACTTGGCATGGCTATACCTG gaAAGCCGGGCACAGACTATCCTGTTCTAGGAGCAGTTCCTTACACAAATTTCTACTGCGACGATCAACCATATCCTGGCTTTTTTGCTGATATGGAAACCCGTTGTCAAG CCTGGCACTACTGCGATATAGATGGCCGGCAGGCTTCCTTCCTTTGTCCCAACGGTACAGTGTTTTCCCAAGGCGTGGCGTCTTGCGACTGGTGGTTCAATGTTCGATGCGCTCTCTCACCAGCACTTTACCCACTAAATGCAAGGCTCTATAGACGAAGGAAAAAACAGTCAAAACCGAAGCCACACAGAGTGATCGATAAGAAACTCGtcgatgaaatatttttgtaa
- the LOC119837080 gene encoding kynurenine formamidase-like, with protein MVLPVYITCLILSFTYFTSGTIQSLNSILFNDNYEFIDLTHPFDETSIYWPDAQSFEFINKKIVEVGDGGQYALNDFATSEHTGTHVDAPYHFNEHGKFVAEIPLEKLIVPLIIADVSSIVNDNPNFVLYKHHLDFMINDNFGKPCLIVFKFGWSKFVHDRNKYLGIGADKTLNFPGLSGEVMEWITTSYKNVVGIGVDVSSIDPGSSQNFTAHRMGAVAGLYNIENVNLSRSIPEYGCTAIVMPMKISKGTGGPVRFVAICPKTISTGV; from the exons ATGGTGCTTCCAGTTTATATaacttgtttaattttgtcaTTTACATACTTCACATCTGGGACAATTCAATCattaaattctatattatttaatgataattatgaatttattgatttgacCCATCCCTTCGATGAGACTTCAATTTATTGGCCTGATGCGCaaagttttgaatttataaataaaaaaatagtcgaAGTAGGAGATGGTGGAca GTATGCCCTAAATGATTTTGCCACATCTGAACATACAGGCACTCACGTTGATGCACCATATCACTTTAATGAGCATGGGAAATTTGTTGCAGAAATTCCATTGGAGAAACTTATTGTACCAT TGATAATAGCCGACGTAAGTTCCATAGTCAACGACAACCCcaatttcgttttatataaacaccACTTGGACTTTATGATAAATGACAACTTTGGAAAGCCatgtttaatagtttttaaattcggCTGGAGTAAATTTGTTCACGACAGAAATAAATACCTCGGTATAGGAGCCGACAAAACACTTAATTTTCCAG GCTTAAGTGGTGAGGTAATGGAATGGATAACGACGTCCTATAAAAACGTCGTCGGGATCGGTGTTGATGTTTCATCTATTGACCCTGGGTCGAGCCAAAATTTTACAGCCCATAGAATGGGAGCGGTTGCGGGTTTATACAATATAGAGAATGTAAACCTATCTAGATCTATACcag aatATGGCTGTACTGCAATAGTAATGCCAATGAAAATCTCTAAGGGGACCGGTGGCCCCGTGCGCTTCGTAGCAATTTGTCCAAAAACTATATCTACAGgggtataa